A genome region from Methylorubrum populi includes the following:
- a CDS encoding formyltransferase family protein, translating into MKFAFAGIDFLGGVFDGLVEAGWTPVKLFTRPCDGLYDFNDVVVAQGRRHRIPIQLSRLLPDDIERLAGEHGRDIALVVAGYPWLVRGWHGRMRYALNVHPSPLPIGRGPYPLFKAILDRYESWGVTAHVLAEQGFDTGDILAQDIFPLDERETHETLLARCQMAGRRLALGPIGRELAERWRRPEPQGDGSYWPRMNDADRTLDFRRDVAEVLRHVRAFGAVETIARLGSARIFVAAADGWPEAHGHAPGTVVHRHRRHVLVAARDGYVQITRWSPVPLDEARQIGR; encoded by the coding sequence ATGAAATTCGCTTTCGCCGGCATCGATTTCCTCGGCGGCGTGTTCGACGGGTTGGTCGAGGCGGGCTGGACGCCGGTCAAGCTGTTCACCCGGCCCTGCGACGGCCTCTACGATTTCAACGACGTCGTGGTGGCTCAAGGGCGGCGCCACCGCATCCCGATCCAGCTCTCGCGGCTCCTGCCCGACGACATCGAGCGGCTCGCCGGGGAGCACGGGCGCGACATCGCCCTGGTCGTGGCCGGCTATCCCTGGCTGGTGCGCGGCTGGCACGGGCGGATGCGCTACGCGCTCAACGTCCACCCCTCGCCGCTGCCGATCGGGCGGGGGCCCTACCCGTTGTTCAAGGCGATCCTCGACCGCTACGAGAGCTGGGGCGTCACCGCCCACGTGCTGGCCGAGCAGGGCTTCGACACAGGCGACATCCTCGCGCAGGATATCTTCCCCCTCGACGAGCGGGAGACGCACGAGACGCTGCTCGCCCGCTGCCAGATGGCGGGCCGCCGCCTCGCGCTCGGGCCGATCGGGAGAGAACTGGCCGAGCGCTGGCGTCGGCCGGAGCCGCAGGGCGACGGTTCCTACTGGCCGCGGATGAACGACGCCGACCGCACCCTCGACTTCCGCCGGGACGTGGCCGAGGTGCTGCGCCACGTGCGCGCCTTCGGAGCGGTCGAGACCATCGCCCGGCTCGGCAGCGCCCGGATCTTCGTCGCCGCCGCCGACGGCTGGCCGGAGGCGCACGGCCACGCCCCCGGCACGGTGGTGCACCGCCACCGCCGCCACGTCCTGGTCGCCGCCCGCGACGGCTACGTCCAGATCACCCGCTGGAGCCCGGTGCCGCTCGACGAGGCGAGGCAGATCGGGCGCTGA
- a CDS encoding branched-chain amino acid ABC transporter substrate-binding protein → MTKRSALPALLALTLLAGPAGAAEPLKIGLAVPLSGPDAGFGQGARLGAEQAVAEINRAGGVTGRKFHLVVQDDAGDPKQAAAVARRFAEGGVRFVVGHLTSGATAAASPVYEEAGIVSVTPGATWAPLTRRGANLLFRLSGSDAQQGALGGTLLAERFRDRPVAVVHDRTSFGRALADEAARALKVRGGGERLFEGVSRDDREVAALVAKLRALGIEAVYFGGLSAPAATLVRAMREAGLTATVIGSDGLLDKDFAQGAGPGAEGTLMTLAPAAPHPPEPRGARRSPPGPEAEMFAGPGYAAVEVVRQGIEGARSVEPAKVAAFLHGGVPLRTVLGEIAFDTRGDLTRPPFSVHAWRRLPDGRLDFAGSEVAP, encoded by the coding sequence GTGACGAAGCGGAGCGCGCTGCCGGCCCTCCTCGCCCTGACGCTGCTGGCCGGTCCGGCCGGCGCGGCCGAGCCCCTGAAGATCGGGCTCGCCGTCCCCTTGAGCGGGCCGGATGCCGGCTTCGGCCAGGGCGCTCGGCTCGGGGCCGAGCAGGCGGTGGCCGAGATCAACCGGGCGGGCGGCGTGACCGGGCGCAAGTTCCATCTCGTGGTGCAGGACGACGCGGGCGATCCCAAACAGGCGGCGGCGGTGGCGCGCCGCTTCGCGGAGGGCGGCGTGCGCTTCGTCGTCGGTCATCTCACCTCGGGCGCCACCGCCGCGGCGAGCCCGGTCTACGAGGAGGCCGGCATCGTCTCGGTCACGCCCGGCGCGACCTGGGCGCCGCTGACGCGCCGGGGCGCGAACCTGCTGTTCCGGCTCTCGGGGAGCGATGCGCAGCAGGGGGCGCTCGGCGGCACGCTGCTCGCCGAACGGTTCCGGGACCGGCCGGTCGCCGTCGTCCACGACAGGACCAGCTTCGGCCGCGCGCTCGCCGACGAGGCTGCCCGCGCCCTGAAGGTCCGCGGCGGCGGGGAGCGGCTGTTCGAGGGCGTCTCCCGCGACGACCGCGAGGTCGCCGCCCTGGTGGCCAAGCTGCGGGCGCTCGGGATCGAGGCGGTCTATTTCGGCGGCCTGTCCGCCCCGGCGGCGACGCTGGTGCGGGCGATGCGCGAGGCGGGTCTCACGGCCACCGTGATCGGCAGCGACGGCTTGCTCGACAAGGATTTCGCGCAGGGTGCCGGCCCGGGGGCCGAGGGCACGCTGATGACGCTGGCGCCCGCGGCCCCGCACCCGCCCGAGCCGCGGGGCGCACGGCGGTCGCCGCCGGGTCCGGAGGCCGAGATGTTCGCCGGGCCAGGCTACGCGGCGGTCGAGGTCGTCCGCCAGGGCATCGAGGGCGCCCGCTCGGTCGAACCCGCCAAGGTCGCCGCCTTCCTGCACGGAGGCGTCCCACTCCGCACGGTGCTCGGCGAGATCGCCTTCGATACCCGCGGCGACCTGACGAGGCCCCCCTTCTCCGTCCATGCTTGGCGCAGGCTCCCCGACGGCCGGCTCGACTTTGCCGGCAGCGAAGTCGCGCCGTGA
- the bcsS gene encoding cellulose biosynthesis protein BcsS, with translation MLVLACGPARSEDGGLRTVLFGSLEAGASTFSASGAKLAFDRFERDGPVALVTMGSGVRLENGFRAPVLVRATLLGAALGGYQFIREWGAVTVLAGPEASWETLAGPGGPAVLPLRGGMRLHGEVWARPSEATLATATVILGSARGDAYGRLSWGYALFGAYLGPEVAVYADRTGYRKWSVGLHATDYGFGGYRFRLAAGCQIETPLERVSPYLSLAIWNAL, from the coding sequence TTGCTCGTCCTCGCCTGCGGCCCGGCCCGGAGCGAGGACGGTGGCCTGCGGACCGTGCTGTTCGGCAGCCTGGAGGCCGGTGCCTCGACCTTCTCCGCGAGCGGGGCGAAGCTCGCCTTCGACCGGTTCGAACGCGACGGCCCCGTCGCCCTGGTGACGATGGGCAGCGGGGTGCGGCTGGAGAACGGGTTCCGGGCGCCGGTCCTGGTGCGCGCCACACTCCTCGGCGCCGCGCTCGGCGGCTACCAGTTCATCCGGGAGTGGGGTGCGGTGACGGTCCTGGCCGGTCCCGAAGCGTCCTGGGAAACGCTGGCGGGGCCGGGCGGCCCGGCGGTCCTGCCCCTGCGCGGGGGCATGCGCCTGCACGGCGAGGTCTGGGCGCGGCCCTCGGAGGCGACGCTGGCGACCGCGACGGTGATCCTGGGCTCCGCCCGCGGCGACGCCTATGGCCGCCTGTCCTGGGGCTATGCCCTGTTCGGCGCCTATCTCGGCCCCGAGGTCGCCGTCTACGCCGACCGCACCGGGTACCGGAAGTGGAGCGTCGGCCTCCACGCCACCGATTACGGATTCGGCGGCTACCGTTTCCGTCTCGCCGCCGGCTGCCAGATCGAGACCCCGCTCGAACGGGTGAGCCCCTACCTCTCCCTCGCGATCTGGAACGCGCTGTGA
- a CDS encoding ABC transporter ATP-binding protein, with product MNAAAACTGAIRFRGLTLGYDRHPAVHHLDGTIAPGDLLAVVGPNGAGKSTLLKGIIGEIGPLDGAVEAGPRAGAVAYLPQAAEIDRSFPVSVLDLVAMGLWRPLGAWRSLTRQRPRLLDALAAVGLTGFEDRPIGTLSGGQFQRALFARLILQDARIILLDEPFTGIDERTTADLLALIRGWHRQGRTVVAALHDLAQVRAHFPSTLVLARRPIAWGPTREVLTPPVLARALRLSEAWDEAAAICRHDAHHGPRSADDAPTAAHDRHGHGHAHAHHRTAS from the coding sequence GTGAACGCCGCGGCGGCGTGCACGGGCGCCATCCGCTTCCGCGGCCTGACGCTCGGCTACGACCGGCACCCGGCGGTGCACCACCTCGACGGCACCATCGCACCGGGCGACCTGCTCGCCGTGGTCGGGCCGAACGGAGCGGGCAAGTCGACCCTGCTGAAGGGCATCATCGGCGAGATCGGCCCCCTCGACGGGGCGGTCGAGGCGGGGCCGCGCGCGGGTGCCGTCGCCTACCTGCCGCAGGCCGCCGAGATCGACCGCAGCTTCCCCGTGAGCGTGCTCGACCTCGTGGCGATGGGGCTGTGGCGTCCGCTGGGCGCTTGGCGCAGCCTGACCCGCCAGCGCCCCCGGCTGCTCGACGCGCTGGCCGCGGTCGGGCTCACCGGCTTCGAGGACCGGCCGATCGGCACCCTCTCCGGCGGCCAGTTCCAGCGGGCCCTGTTCGCCCGGCTGATCCTGCAGGATGCGCGGATCATCCTGCTCGACGAGCCCTTCACCGGCATCGACGAGCGCACCACCGCCGACCTGCTCGCGCTGATCCGCGGCTGGCACCGCCAGGGCCGCACCGTCGTCGCGGCCCTGCACGACCTCGCCCAGGTGCGCGCGCACTTCCCCTCGACCCTCGTGCTCGCCCGCCGCCCGATCGCCTGGGGGCCGACGCGGGAGGTGCTGACGCCGCCGGTGCTGGCGCGGGCGCTGCGCCTGTCCGAGGCCTGGGACGAGGCCGCCGCGATCTGCCGCCACGACGCGCATCACGGACCTCGTTCCGCCGATGACGCGCCGACCGCCGCGCACGATCGCCACGGGCACGGCCATGCCCATGCCCATCACCGGACCGCTTCGTGA
- a CDS encoding nucleotidyltransferase family protein: MTRPEPSVGAVILAAGLGSRFGAAPKMLAPYAGMPMVRRAAEAALASRARPVVAVLGAHAEALKVALAGLGLTLTENPDPAAGLSASLRLGLAALPPGTEAAVVLLGDMPRIGPAHVDALIAAYASAAPRPAAVVPVSGGRRGNPVLLDLARLADDLAALTGDRGAGPILKGRGDVLEVPADPAVAFDVDTPDALDG, encoded by the coding sequence GTGACGCGGCCTGAGCCTTCCGTCGGCGCGGTGATCCTCGCCGCCGGCCTCGGCTCCCGCTTCGGCGCCGCGCCGAAGATGCTGGCGCCCTATGCCGGCATGCCGATGGTGCGGCGCGCCGCCGAGGCGGCCCTGGCCTCGCGGGCGAGGCCGGTCGTCGCGGTGCTCGGCGCGCATGCCGAGGCGCTGAAGGTAGCGCTCGCCGGCCTCGGCCTGACACTGACCGAGAATCCCGACCCCGCCGCCGGGCTCTCGGCCTCGCTGCGCCTCGGCCTCGCCGCCCTGCCGCCGGGAACGGAGGCGGCCGTGGTGCTGCTCGGCGACATGCCGCGGATCGGACCGGCCCATGTCGATGCGCTGATCGCGGCCTATGCGAGCGCCGCGCCGCGTCCGGCCGCCGTGGTGCCGGTGAGCGGGGGGCGCCGCGGCAATCCGGTGCTGCTCGATCTCGCCCGCCTCGCCGACGATCTCGCGGCGCTGACCGGCGACCGCGGGGCGGGGCCGATCCTGAAGGGGCGCGGCGACGTGCTGGAAGTCCCGGCCGACCCGGCGGTGGCCTTCGACGTCGACACGCCGGACGCGCTCGACGGGTAA
- the infA gene encoding translation initiation factor IF-1: MAKEELMQFDGLVVEILPDARYRVQLDQGHEIVAYTAGKMKKNRIKTLAGDRVTVEMSPYDLEKGRLVFRHKDERSSGPRPPQRGGQQFRRR, translated from the coding sequence ATGGCGAAAGAGGAATTGATGCAGTTCGACGGCTTGGTCGTCGAGATTCTGCCGGACGCGCGCTACCGCGTGCAGCTCGACCAGGGTCACGAGATCGTCGCCTACACGGCCGGCAAGATGAAGAAGAACCGCATCAAGACCCTGGCCGGCGACCGCGTCACCGTCGAGATGTCCCCCTACGACCTCGAGAAGGGCCGCCTCGTGTTCCGCCACAAGGACGAGCGCTCCTCCGGCCCGCGTCCGCCCCAGCGCGGCGGCCAGCAGTTCCGCCGGCGCTGA
- a CDS encoding XdhC family protein, which translates to MLSTEDDILRAAEGWRREGRAVALATVIETWGSAPRPVGSHLVIDGDSRFLGSVSGGCVEGEVITEALDVIEDGRPRTLEFGVADETAWRAGLSCGGRIRVFVERVD; encoded by the coding sequence ATGCTCTCCACCGAGGACGACATCCTGCGCGCGGCCGAGGGCTGGCGCCGCGAGGGGCGGGCGGTCGCGCTCGCCACCGTGATCGAGACCTGGGGCTCGGCGCCGCGCCCGGTCGGCAGCCACCTCGTCATCGACGGCGACAGCCGGTTTCTCGGCTCGGTCTCCGGCGGCTGCGTCGAGGGCGAGGTCATCACCGAGGCGCTCGACGTGATCGAGGACGGCCGCCCCCGCACCCTGGAATTCGGCGTCGCCGACGAGACCGCGTGGCGGGCCGGCCTCTCCTGCGGCGGCCGCATCCGCGTCTTCGTCGAACGCGTCGATTGA
- a CDS encoding exopolysaccharide biosynthesis protein yields the protein MSSAARTSDVLTMLASQESERLTVGDIIAVLRDRAFALLVVLLGLPNCLPMPPPIPLVCGLVLLGIAVQIVAGMSAPWLPRRLLDQSIARATVEKAVKRAVPLLRRLERWSRPRLSVFDGAIGMRGMGVLILALALALIVAPPFFGQIPLGLAVSLIGLGLVERDGFVVLIGLVIGGIGVGISIGFVYTLFASVMGALAWLSQAIPGLGL from the coding sequence TTGTCCTCCGCTGCGCGCACCTCCGACGTTCTCACCATGCTCGCGAGCCAGGAGAGCGAGCGGCTGACCGTCGGCGACATCATCGCCGTGCTGCGCGATCGCGCCTTCGCGCTGCTCGTGGTGCTGCTCGGCCTGCCCAACTGCCTGCCGATGCCGCCGCCGATCCCGCTGGTCTGCGGCTTGGTCCTGCTCGGCATCGCCGTCCAGATCGTGGCCGGCATGTCCGCCCCCTGGCTGCCGCGGCGCCTGCTCGATCAGTCGATCGCCCGCGCGACGGTGGAAAAGGCGGTGAAGCGGGCGGTGCCGCTGCTGCGCCGCCTGGAGCGCTGGTCGCGCCCGCGCCTGAGCGTGTTCGACGGCGCCATCGGCATGCGCGGCATGGGCGTGCTGATCCTGGCGCTGGCGCTCGCCCTGATCGTGGCGCCGCCGTTCTTCGGTCAGATCCCGCTCGGGCTCGCCGTCTCGCTGATCGGCCTCGGGCTGGTGGAGCGCGACGGCTTCGTGGTGCTGATCGGCCTCGTGATCGGCGGCATCGGCGTCGGCATCTCGATCGGTTTCGTCTACACGCTGTTCGCCAGCGTCATGGGCGCGCTGGCGTGGCTCTCGCAGGCGATCCCGGGACTCGGGCTGTAG
- a CDS encoding molybdopterin-binding protein has translation MRFGPVATRDSAGLIAAHTVRAEGASLRKGRPIPAEEAIRLAASGIPEILAARLDPGDVGEDEAAARLARGLAGAGLRPEPPFTGRCNLLAETAGVFVVEPARIDAVNAADEAITVATLPPFRPVAAGEMVATIKIIPYAVAAAPLERALAAAAGAPPMRLAPYRLRHVGVVSTLLPGLKASTVAKTLRVLADRLAPAGAGIVGETRVRHAAGAVAAAIAGAVAQGAELVVVFGASAIADRRDVIPAGLEAAGGRVEQFGMPVDPGNLLLLGALGSVPVIGAPGCARSPKENGFDFVLHRLLAGLPVTRADIVRLGVGGLLTEIPSRGQPRSGGDAA, from the coding sequence GTGCGGTTCGGACCCGTCGCCACCCGCGACAGCGCGGGGCTGATCGCCGCCCACACGGTGCGGGCCGAGGGGGCGAGCCTGAGGAAGGGCCGGCCGATTCCCGCCGAGGAGGCGATCCGGCTCGCCGCATCCGGCATCCCCGAGATCCTGGCCGCGCGCCTCGACCCCGGCGATGTCGGCGAGGACGAGGCCGCCGCCCGCCTCGCCCGCGGTCTCGCGGGCGCGGGCCTGCGGCCGGAGCCTCCGTTCACCGGGCGCTGCAACCTGCTGGCCGAGACGGCGGGCGTGTTCGTGGTCGAGCCCGCCCGGATCGATGCGGTCAACGCGGCGGACGAGGCGATCACGGTCGCGACCCTGCCCCCCTTCCGGCCGGTGGCGGCGGGCGAGATGGTCGCGACGATCAAGATCATCCCCTATGCGGTCGCCGCCGCGCCGCTGGAGCGGGCGCTCGCCGCTGCGGCCGGCGCACCGCCGATGCGGCTCGCGCCCTATCGCCTGAGGCACGTCGGCGTGGTCTCGACCCTGCTGCCCGGGCTGAAGGCCTCGACCGTCGCCAAGACCCTGCGTGTCCTGGCCGACCGGCTGGCCCCGGCCGGCGCCGGGATCGTCGGTGAAACCCGCGTCCGGCACGCGGCCGGCGCGGTCGCAGCCGCCATCGCGGGCGCGGTCGCGCAAGGGGCGGAGCTGGTCGTGGTGTTCGGCGCCTCGGCCATTGCCGACCGGCGCGACGTGATCCCCGCCGGGCTCGAAGCGGCGGGCGGCCGGGTCGAGCAGTTCGGCATGCCGGTCGATCCCGGCAACCTGCTCCTGCTCGGCGCCCTCGGATCGGTGCCGGTGATCGGCGCGCCGGGCTGTGCCCGCTCGCCGAAGGAGAACGGCTTCGATTTCGTCCTGCACCGCCTGCTCGCCGGGCTGCCCGTGACCCGGGCCGACATCGTCCGCCTCGGCGTCGGCGGCCTGCTCACCGAGATCCCGTCGCGCGGTCAGCCGAGGTCGGGCGGTGACGCGGCCTGA
- a CDS encoding DUF2256 domain-containing protein, whose amino-acid sequence MPPMRRKGDLPEKICAQCGRPFTWRRKWERAWDAVRYCSDRCRAEAKRNPRRT is encoded by the coding sequence GTGCCGCCGATGCGCCGCAAGGGCGATCTGCCGGAAAAGATCTGTGCGCAGTGCGGCCGGCCCTTTACCTGGCGCAGGAAGTGGGAGCGGGCCTGGGACGCGGTGCGCTACTGTTCCGACCGGTGCCGGGCGGAGGCGAAGCGGAACCCGCGCCGGACCTGA
- a CDS encoding Fur family transcriptional regulator — MVERAERLCRERGLHFTRLRRDVLAAAAAEHRPLGAYDIAERMSAPGRRVAAVSVYRALDFLTEQGFVHRISSRNAFVSCGHEHGAGAGLVFLICRTCGGIDEMTAPAVESALDQTLAGAGFTPTSRILEVEGECGACRGRGDAPEG, encoded by the coding sequence GTGGTCGAGCGGGCCGAGCGCCTGTGCCGGGAGCGCGGCCTGCACTTCACGCGGCTGCGGCGGGACGTGCTCGCGGCGGCGGCGGCGGAGCATCGGCCGCTCGGCGCCTACGACATCGCCGAGCGGATGAGCGCGCCGGGCCGCCGGGTCGCGGCGGTGTCGGTCTACCGGGCGCTCGACTTCCTCACCGAGCAGGGCTTCGTCCACCGCATCTCCAGCCGCAACGCCTTCGTCTCCTGCGGGCACGAGCACGGGGCGGGGGCGGGCCTCGTCTTCCTGATCTGCCGCACCTGCGGCGGCATCGACGAGATGACGGCGCCGGCCGTCGAGAGCGCCCTCGACCAGACGCTCGCCGGAGCCGGCTTCACCCCGACGAGCCGCATCCTCGAAGTCGAAGGCGAGTGCGGTGCCTGCCGCGGGCGCGGGGACGCGCCTGAAGGATAG
- a CDS encoding XdhC family protein yields the protein MRLDTLSALNAERAARRAALIVTDPADGGQRLVRAAEIDADPLAGLLRARLRSGRSGLGEGPDGHPVFVAVHAPPVRFVVVGAVHISQALVPLAGQLGLDLTVIDPRTAFASPERFPGVRLIAEWPDRALEQIGPLDAYTALAALTHDPKIDDPALVAALRAECAYVGALGSRKTHARRVERLEQAGFDAAAIARIHAPIGLDIGAVSPAEIALSILAQLVATLRKDRVEAPDAARAGA from the coding sequence ATGCGCCTCGACACCCTGTCGGCCCTCAATGCGGAGCGCGCGGCGCGCCGCGCGGCCCTGATCGTCACCGATCCGGCGGACGGCGGCCAGCGCCTCGTGCGCGCCGCCGAGATCGACGCCGACCCGCTCGCCGGCCTGCTGCGCGCGCGCCTGCGCAGCGGTCGCAGCGGCCTCGGCGAGGGGCCGGACGGGCACCCGGTCTTCGTCGCGGTCCACGCGCCGCCGGTCCGCTTCGTCGTGGTCGGCGCCGTGCACATCTCCCAGGCGCTGGTGCCGCTGGCCGGACAGCTCGGCCTCGACCTCACGGTGATCGACCCGCGCACCGCCTTCGCCAGCCCGGAGCGCTTTCCCGGCGTGCGGCTGATCGCGGAGTGGCCGGACAGGGCGCTGGAACAGATCGGGCCGCTCGACGCCTACACGGCGCTCGCCGCGCTCACCCACGACCCCAAGATCGACGATCCCGCCCTCGTCGCGGCCCTGCGGGCGGAGTGCGCCTATGTCGGCGCCCTCGGCTCGCGCAAGACCCATGCGCGCCGCGTCGAGCGGCTGGAGCAGGCCGGCTTCGACGCGGCGGCGATCGCCCGCATCCACGCGCCGATCGGGCTCGACATCGGCGCGGTCTCGCCGGCCGAGATCGCCCTGTCGATCCTGGCGCAGCTCGTCGCCACCCTGCGCAAGGACCGCGTCGAGGCGCCCGATGCCGCGCGGGCCGGGGCCTGA
- a CDS encoding metal ABC transporter permease: MRRALAGCLALSLSAPPLGVFLMLRRMSLMSEAMSHAILPGAAAGFLVAGLSLPAMTLGGLVAGLAVALAAGLVTRSTVLKEDASLAAFYLISLAGGVFLVSLRGSQVDLLHILFGTVLALDDDALTLLGGISSLTLAALAVLYRPLVIECVDPLFLRTVSRAGGPVHSAFLALVVVNLVGGFQALGTLLAVGLMLLPAITARFWAADLSGLIPVAMLVSLLSSVTGLLVSYHAGIRLPTGPAIVLAAGALYLASMLVGPRGGLIHRLVRRRHLEA; this comes from the coding sequence ATGCGCCGGGCGCTGGCCGGCTGCCTCGCCCTGTCGTTGTCGGCGCCGCCGCTCGGCGTCTTCCTGATGTTGCGCCGGATGAGCCTGATGAGCGAGGCGATGAGCCACGCGATCCTGCCCGGGGCCGCCGCGGGCTTCCTCGTCGCCGGGCTGTCGCTGCCGGCGATGACCCTGGGGGGACTGGTGGCCGGGCTCGCGGTGGCGCTCGCCGCCGGGCTCGTCACCCGCTCGACCGTGCTGAAGGAGGATGCGAGTCTCGCCGCCTTCTACCTGATCTCGCTGGCCGGCGGCGTCTTCCTCGTGTCGCTGCGGGGCTCGCAGGTCGATCTCCTGCACATCCTGTTCGGCACCGTGCTGGCGCTCGACGACGACGCGCTGACGCTGCTCGGCGGCATCAGCAGCCTGACGCTGGCCGCCCTGGCCGTGCTCTACCGCCCGCTGGTGATCGAGTGCGTCGATCCGCTGTTCCTGCGCACGGTGAGCCGGGCCGGCGGGCCGGTGCATTCGGCCTTCCTGGCGCTGGTGGTGGTCAACCTCGTCGGCGGCTTCCAGGCGCTCGGCACGCTGCTGGCGGTCGGCCTGATGCTGCTGCCGGCGATCACCGCCCGGTTCTGGGCCGCCGACCTGTCGGGGCTGATCCCCGTCGCGATGCTGGTCTCGCTGCTCTCCAGCGTGACCGGCCTGCTCGTCTCCTATCACGCCGGCATCCGGCTCCCGACGGGACCGGCGATCGTGCTGGCGGCGGGCGCGCTCTACCTCGCCTCGATGCTGGTCGGCCCCCGCGGCGGCCTGATCCACCGCCTCGTGCGGCGGCGTCACCTGGAGGCGTGA
- a CDS encoding sugar transferase, with product MFHERPPEQYQHLPADRVRRAVWASLLPRRRRTALRIGISASLLAADLAAIVMVGFAMDAAYYAYTSGGALIPLSRSLNLQTAGFLALIVVLTNLARGEYRIEHCLSRTPHLQRTATLWLLAWAVALLVGFATKTTHDFSRVASVAFFLVGLPVTILVRATMVALVRRGSTSRSASASRVHLVGYEEDIANFYANNDVDALGLRIVGTSYLRRFDPGPGPGSAEALLAEDLDLAVSVVRFLRPDDVFVLVPWSAAADIERCIDAFLRVPAALHLRPGTMMDRFPDLQVARVGRLSGLNIGRRPLSVGEILLKRAFDVTLAGIGLLLLAPLFIALAVLIKLDSPGPVFFRQRRYGFNQEAFGVYKFRSMRAAPDAPFRQASRNDDRITRVGALLRRTNLDELPQLLNVIRGDMSLVGPRPHALAHDRSFERRIALYARRHNVKPGITGWAQVNGFRGETLTDAAMEARVQADLHYIDNWSLWLDMTILFRTIVSPRAYRNAF from the coding sequence ATGTTTCACGAGCGCCCACCCGAGCAGTACCAGCACCTGCCCGCCGACCGGGTGCGCCGTGCCGTCTGGGCCTCCCTGCTGCCGCGGCGGCGGCGCACGGCCCTGCGCATCGGCATCTCGGCCTCGCTGCTCGCGGCCGATCTCGCGGCGATCGTCATGGTCGGGTTCGCGATGGATGCGGCCTACTACGCCTACACCTCCGGGGGCGCATTGATCCCGCTGTCGCGCAGCCTGAACCTCCAGACGGCCGGCTTCCTGGCGCTGATCGTGGTGCTGACCAACCTCGCCCGCGGCGAGTACCGAATCGAGCACTGCCTGTCGCGGACGCCCCACCTGCAGCGCACGGCGACGCTCTGGCTGCTGGCCTGGGCCGTGGCCCTGCTCGTCGGCTTCGCCACGAAGACCACCCACGACTTCTCCCGCGTGGCCTCGGTCGCCTTCTTCCTCGTCGGACTGCCCGTCACGATCCTCGTCCGGGCGACGATGGTGGCGCTGGTGCGCCGCGGCAGCACCTCGCGTTCGGCCTCGGCGAGCCGCGTCCATCTCGTCGGCTACGAGGAGGACATCGCGAACTTCTACGCCAACAACGACGTCGACGCGCTCGGGCTGCGCATCGTCGGCACGAGCTACCTGCGCCGCTTCGATCCCGGCCCCGGCCCCGGAAGCGCGGAGGCGCTGCTCGCCGAGGATCTCGACCTCGCGGTCTCGGTGGTGCGCTTCCTGCGGCCCGACGACGTGTTCGTGCTGGTGCCGTGGTCGGCCGCCGCCGATATCGAGCGCTGCATCGACGCCTTCCTGCGGGTGCCGGCGGCCCTGCACCTGCGGCCCGGCACGATGATGGACCGCTTCCCCGACCTTCAGGTCGCCCGGGTCGGGCGGCTGTCGGGCCTCAACATCGGCCGCCGGCCGCTCTCCGTCGGCGAGATCCTGCTCAAGCGCGCCTTCGACGTGACGCTGGCCGGGATCGGGCTCCTGCTGCTCGCGCCCCTGTTCATCGCGCTCGCCGTGCTGATCAAGCTCGACAGCCCCGGCCCGGTCTTCTTCCGGCAGCGGCGCTACGGCTTCAACCAGGAGGCCTTCGGCGTCTACAAGTTCCGCAGCATGCGGGCCGCCCCCGACGCTCCCTTCCGGCAGGCCTCGCGCAACGACGACCGCATCACCCGCGTCGGCGCCCTGCTGCGCCGGACCAACCTCGACGAACTGCCCCAGCTCCTCAACGTGATCCGGGGCGACATGTCGCTCGTCGGGCCGCGCCCGCACGCGCTCGCCCACGACCGCAGCTTCGAGCGGCGCATCGCCCTCTACGCCCGCCGCCACAACGTGAAGCCCGGTATCACCGGCTGGGCCCAGGTCAACGGCTTCCGCGGCGAGACCCTGACCGACGCGGCGATGGAAGCCCGCGTCCAGGCCGACCTGCACTACATCGACAACTGGTCGCTCTGGCTCGACATGACGATCCTTTTCCGGACGATCGTCTCGCCGAGGGCCTACCGGAACGCGTTCTGA